A window of the Tunturibacter empetritectus genome harbors these coding sequences:
- a CDS encoding Bax inhibitor-1/YccA family protein, with the protein MIDNRLNMNGYPTTIEGAREETASLLAKVLGITSLGFLITAFGVATAPPWSTLPGMIAVLVLVLAITFTRKASPALALGLFLTLTYFMGWEIGPLIHRYVQTVGSTVVFNAAATTGLGMAAMGCVAYLFNINYRRIAGIGFAALLLLMLAGIASIFFRFMTPDTYSWLTLGVFTLLTVGDFARIRAGGDGRSAVSLALSIYLDAINIFMAVLQLMGGRRRN; encoded by the coding sequence ATGATCGACAACCGCTTGAATATGAACGGGTATCCCACCACGATTGAGGGCGCACGCGAGGAGACAGCCTCGCTGCTGGCCAAGGTGCTGGGCATTACCTCGCTCGGCTTTTTGATTACGGCCTTCGGCGTTGCAACGGCTCCCCCGTGGAGCACCCTTCCGGGAATGATCGCGGTGCTTGTCCTCGTGCTGGCGATTACCTTTACGCGCAAGGCGAGTCCGGCGCTGGCGCTGGGGCTGTTCCTTACGCTGACGTACTTCATGGGTTGGGAGATCGGCCCGCTGATTCACCGCTACGTTCAGACTGTAGGCTCGACGGTTGTCTTCAACGCGGCGGCAACCACCGGCCTGGGCATGGCGGCCATGGGATGCGTCGCGTATCTGTTCAACATCAACTATCGGCGCATCGCCGGAATTGGTTTCGCCGCTCTGCTGCTGCTGATGCTTGCCGGTATCGCCAGCATCTTCTTCCGCTTCATGACGCCGGATACCTACTCCTGGTTGACGCTGGGGGTCTTTACGCTGCTAACGGTTGGTGACTTTGCCCGCATCCGGGCAGGCGGAGATGGCCGGTCGGCGGTGTCCCTTGCGCTCTCGATCTACCTCGATGCGATCAACATTTTTATGGCGGTTCTGCAGTTGATGGGTGGCCGCCGCAGGAATTAG
- the rodA gene encoding rod shape-determining protein RodA — MPRFSSYRDFDWVLLGFVLLLSLISVLEIKSATLHTKFHGFDHKQIQFLAGGIFLMFVISLIDYHRLIDIVHWAYGVSVLSLIAVLIVGTKVLGGRRWIKFPGGIHFQPSEWVKLVLILAVARYFWGLAGKELTWGDIGKAAAMVVVPMALVLKQPDLGTALTYLPILICGLFLGGIRVKQVGLVVLALALIGGVAWKSGKHLKPYQQARINAFMDPDSDPRGSGYQIRQSLIAVGSGGIWGKGANKGSQTQGDFLPIPYTDFIFAAFCEEHGFVGAIGVLLLYFLILMRLIQNAQTASDLPGSFIIMGVVAVIVFQIAVNVGMVVGLMPVTGIPLPLLSYGGSSVLFTFLSLGIVMNIRMRRFVN, encoded by the coding sequence ATGCCCCGTTTCTCCTCCTACCGCGACTTCGACTGGGTCCTTCTTGGATTCGTGCTGCTGCTCTCGCTGATCTCGGTGCTTGAGATCAAGTCGGCTACGTTGCACACCAAGTTTCACGGCTTCGACCATAAGCAGATCCAGTTCCTTGCCGGTGGCATCTTCCTGATGTTTGTCATCTCCCTGATCGACTATCACCGGCTGATCGACATCGTCCACTGGGCCTATGGCGTTAGCGTGCTTTCGCTGATTGCTGTGCTGATCGTTGGGACCAAAGTCCTAGGCGGACGCCGCTGGATTAAATTTCCCGGTGGCATTCACTTTCAGCCGTCTGAGTGGGTGAAGTTGGTTCTAATCCTCGCGGTGGCCCGCTACTTCTGGGGGCTGGCAGGGAAGGAGCTTACGTGGGGCGACATTGGCAAGGCCGCGGCGATGGTCGTTGTCCCGATGGCACTCGTGCTTAAGCAGCCGGACCTTGGGACTGCGTTGACCTATCTGCCAATCTTGATCTGCGGGTTGTTTCTTGGCGGCATTCGCGTCAAGCAGGTTGGTTTGGTGGTGCTTGCGCTGGCGCTTATCGGTGGTGTCGCGTGGAAGAGCGGCAAGCACCTGAAGCCGTACCAGCAGGCGCGCATCAACGCTTTTATGGATCCCGACTCCGACCCTCGCGGCTCCGGCTACCAGATTCGCCAATCTCTGATCGCGGTCGGCTCAGGCGGCATCTGGGGCAAGGGCGCGAACAAGGGGTCCCAGACCCAGGGCGATTTTCTCCCCATTCCTTATACGGACTTTATCTTCGCGGCCTTCTGCGAAGAGCACGGCTTTGTGGGTGCCATCGGGGTTCTGCTGCTCTACTTCCTTATTCTTATGCGTCTGATTCAGAACGCCCAGACCGCCTCCGATCTACCCGGCAGCTTCATCATCATGGGGGTGGTCGCAGTGATCGTCTTTCAGATTGCCGTTAACGTTGGCATGGTTGTGGGCCTGATGCCGGTTACGGGGATTCCTCTGCCGCTGCTGAGCTATGGCGGCTCGTCGGTACTGTTTACTTTTCTGTCGCTTGGGATCGTGATGAACATCCGCATGCGACGGTTCGTGAACTAG
- a CDS encoding radical SAM protein has translation MGISRTEALDCFRSDDLIGIGMEADAVRRRLHPEGVVSYAIDGRVSYTQSATGAGFDQLCEEISHILERGGHGVTLQGEVTPALTISWFDGLFRSIKRRFPTLWLHSLSASEILSIANQTGATVEDTIARLHDAGLDSIPGDDAGILDDAVQQGTRTKWTTADWLAVHRAAHRLGMPTTATMVFGGGETMEHRINHLEALRSLQEETNGFASFTPWSFAPKAASMPGFEEATAVEYLKTLAISRMALDNIENVQSNLETQGLKVLQVGLRFGGNDVGSVLHAEGANAATEEQLRHVIRDAGFKPVQRDTAYRTMFLN, from the coding sequence ATGGGAATTAGCCGAACCGAAGCGTTGGACTGCTTTCGCAGCGATGATCTGATTGGAATTGGAATGGAAGCCGACGCCGTACGCCGCCGTCTGCACCCCGAAGGTGTCGTAAGCTACGCGATCGACGGAAGAGTCTCCTACACACAGTCCGCGACTGGCGCGGGTTTTGATCAGCTCTGCGAAGAGATCTCCCACATCCTGGAGAGAGGCGGCCACGGCGTGACGCTGCAGGGCGAAGTAACCCCGGCGCTCACAATCTCCTGGTTTGACGGGCTCTTTCGTAGCATCAAGAGACGCTTCCCTACCCTCTGGCTGCACTCCCTCTCGGCCAGCGAGATCCTCTCCATCGCGAACCAAACCGGAGCCACAGTAGAGGACACGATCGCGCGCCTGCACGACGCCGGACTGGACTCAATCCCCGGTGATGACGCGGGTATTCTCGACGACGCCGTACAGCAGGGTACGCGTACAAAGTGGACCACAGCAGACTGGCTCGCAGTCCATCGCGCCGCCCATAGGCTCGGCATGCCAACCACTGCGACGATGGTCTTCGGCGGTGGCGAAACGATGGAGCACCGCATCAATCACCTTGAAGCACTGCGCAGTCTGCAGGAAGAGACAAACGGTTTTGCCTCGTTCACGCCGTGGAGCTTCGCGCCAAAAGCCGCGTCCATGCCGGGGTTTGAGGAGGCAACGGCAGTCGAGTATTTGAAGACGCTGGCCATCTCGCGCATGGCCCTCGACAACATCGAGAATGTGCAGTCGAACCTCGAAACGCAGGGACTCAAAGTGTTGCAGGTCGGACTTCGCTTCGGTGGCAACGATGTAGGCAGTGTCCTGCACGCTGAGGGCGCCAATGCGGCGACTGAGGAGCAGTTGCGGCATGTGATTCGTGACGCAGGATTCAAGCCGGTGCAACGCGATACGGCCTACCGGACAATGTTCTTGAACTAA
- a CDS encoding Rne/Rng family ribonuclease translates to MSKEIYISSTPHETRLAIVENDDLTEIYYERENEYTLAGSIYNGKVTRVLPGMQSSFVDIGLERDAFLYITDFMEEAGDSADFDTNGDSVRRSEGRRNDRGDRNGSPSPTTIEGTVASPPDRLGQTSDSGVRTSERTDRGDRNDRGGRSDRGRGGRGRRDRGGNRDRQPVADPLAPASPDDTFNAPAADFLSADQPTENAIDRNDAGEIGEGAPGADGSRRWRGRRGRRRGRGPGQRDESPNVASATPDNVTSEAAYDEESFDIDGAAAPVAPASSTTAPIASAYSAPETSTSSPENADRGNRDRVNDRSARNDRGDRNRGGRNDRGNRGDRGGRDREPRVPRGFAPKTALYGVDDAPAYDQAPELNANAPEPIVLPGESLSKYRKGGEEPVVTSSKPTETNVIIPSAPEFSIPEGWDGGSTLPGESLSRHRRNEPRTESRNQPRAEHRQVARTDYRNNSPAPSLPRAEVIREADGFSVGETIEEQPEVLFAAHPDHTSNEQPQHETPAVPVEYEPTDASASYRLDPAAPSEYRQSAPVLDAPEEVLAETHAEPQAHDHSAAHSITPAPGEHVAQLHTEPAHAAYEPFDWQTPAATHVEPEVFAETAPAPHELTTLHATGEMHSEAPVAIFTPEHATETVSPIEHETAVANPADNVVADQAAPQHFAPGIGSLEEETLDEEDFSTTLHASSIEEMDDFEEEETLEGAADLGTMIREMSIDQITRSGNVDEEEEDDLEEEDAIYDPLVGDLEDTEEEDLDESDTEEDVLHEEFVEGDEAAANGFDQAQAGTAAPTTDRNRDQDRGRGRRDGRRDGRRGDRYGRSSDRNDRPRNTGGAGDRERASGGRDRRGGRSSMQSTNLPAISELLKPGQEILVQIAKEPIAKKGARITSHIALPGRFLVFMPTVNHTGVSRKIESDGERRRLKEILLSEKGEASGGFIVRTAASGASEEELRSDLRFLLNLWADIKQRSESSKSPALIYHDLNLVERILRDQVTDNFSAIWVDSESEYERVLRFLQRFQPSLIRRVKLYTKETPLFEQFGITEEINKALRSKVWLKSGGSIVINQTEALVAIDINTGKFVGKTARLEDTIVKTNLDAIPEIVRQIRLRDLGGIIIIDFIDMDERKNRNKVMAALEEELKTDRAPSKVLQFNDFGLVAITRKRVKQSLERTLSTTCNICTGTGMVKSPVTVCNDIYIEMRKMQKHLDRGDVMLRVNPEVVKQLKAPGTKWLQEMEEMVGKTILVKSDPSLHPEQFDIH, encoded by the coding sequence ATGTCGAAAGAAATTTATATCTCCAGTACCCCTCACGAGACTCGTCTCGCCATCGTCGAAAATGACGATCTAACCGAAATTTATTACGAGCGCGAGAATGAATACACTCTCGCTGGATCCATCTATAACGGTAAAGTCACCCGCGTTCTGCCAGGCATGCAGTCCTCCTTCGTGGATATCGGCCTCGAGCGCGACGCCTTCCTCTACATCACGGACTTTATGGAGGAAGCCGGCGATTCGGCTGACTTCGATACCAACGGCGACTCCGTCCGCCGCTCCGAAGGCCGCCGCAACGACCGTGGCGACCGCAACGGCAGCCCCAGCCCCACCACCATCGAAGGCACGGTAGCCAGCCCTCCGGATCGGCTCGGCCAGACCAGCGACTCCGGGGTTCGCACCTCCGAGCGTACGGACCGCGGCGATCGCAATGATCGAGGCGGACGCAGCGACCGTGGCCGTGGCGGCAGAGGCCGTCGTGACCGCGGTGGCAACCGTGACCGTCAGCCTGTTGCAGATCCTCTCGCGCCTGCTTCGCCGGACGATACCTTCAACGCACCCGCGGCCGACTTTCTTTCTGCCGATCAGCCGACTGAAAATGCCATCGACCGAAACGACGCGGGCGAGATTGGCGAAGGAGCGCCTGGCGCTGACGGCAGCCGCCGCTGGCGTGGCCGCCGCGGCCGTCGCCGTGGCCGAGGCCCTGGGCAGCGCGACGAGTCGCCGAACGTCGCCAGCGCCACTCCGGATAACGTCACCAGTGAAGCCGCCTATGACGAAGAATCTTTCGACATCGACGGAGCTGCCGCACCTGTCGCGCCTGCCAGCAGCACGACTGCACCGATCGCCTCTGCGTATAGCGCCCCCGAGACAAGCACCTCTTCTCCGGAGAACGCGGACCGTGGCAATCGCGACCGGGTTAACGACCGTAGTGCGCGCAATGATCGCGGAGACCGTAATCGTGGAGGCCGCAACGACCGTGGCAACCGTGGGGATCGTGGCGGACGTGACCGCGAGCCACGCGTCCCTCGCGGCTTTGCTCCCAAGACTGCGCTCTACGGCGTGGACGACGCACCCGCCTACGATCAGGCTCCGGAGCTCAACGCCAATGCGCCCGAGCCCATCGTTCTCCCTGGCGAGTCGCTCTCAAAGTACCGCAAGGGCGGCGAGGAGCCAGTAGTCACATCGTCCAAGCCTACTGAGACCAACGTCATCATTCCATCCGCGCCTGAGTTCAGCATCCCGGAAGGCTGGGACGGCGGTTCGACTCTCCCGGGCGAGTCTCTCTCACGCCATCGTCGCAATGAACCCCGCACAGAGAGCCGCAACCAGCCCCGCGCAGAGCATCGCCAGGTGGCTCGCACCGACTACCGAAATAACAGTCCTGCGCCTTCTCTGCCTCGCGCCGAAGTCATTCGCGAAGCAGATGGATTCAGCGTTGGCGAGACGATTGAGGAGCAGCCGGAGGTTCTTTTCGCAGCGCATCCCGACCACACCTCGAACGAACAACCACAGCACGAGACACCAGCCGTGCCCGTCGAGTATGAACCCACCGACGCCTCTGCCTCCTACCGCCTCGATCCCGCAGCTCCCAGCGAGTATCGCCAGAGCGCGCCTGTGCTCGATGCGCCTGAGGAGGTTCTCGCAGAGACTCATGCCGAGCCGCAAGCTCACGATCACAGCGCGGCCCACAGCATCACGCCTGCTCCGGGTGAGCATGTTGCGCAGCTTCACACCGAGCCTGCGCACGCCGCCTACGAACCATTTGACTGGCAGACCCCGGCCGCAACCCATGTTGAGCCTGAAGTCTTCGCCGAGACGGCTCCCGCGCCGCACGAGCTGACCACGCTTCACGCCACCGGCGAGATGCACTCTGAGGCTCCGGTCGCGATCTTTACGCCCGAGCATGCCACCGAAACTGTCTCACCGATTGAGCACGAGACTGCCGTCGCGAATCCAGCCGATAACGTCGTCGCAGACCAGGCGGCTCCGCAGCACTTCGCGCCTGGCATCGGCTCGCTGGAGGAGGAGACGCTCGACGAGGAAGACTTCAGCACCACCCTTCACGCCAGCTCCATCGAAGAGATGGACGACTTTGAGGAAGAAGAGACTCTTGAAGGCGCAGCCGATCTTGGCACCATGATCCGCGAGATGTCCATCGACCAGATCACGCGCTCCGGCAACGTGGACGAGGAAGAGGAGGACGACCTCGAAGAAGAGGACGCCATCTACGATCCTCTCGTCGGGGATCTTGAGGACACGGAGGAAGAAGATCTCGACGAGTCTGACACCGAAGAGGATGTTCTGCATGAAGAGTTCGTGGAAGGCGACGAAGCAGCTGCCAATGGCTTCGATCAAGCGCAGGCTGGTACTGCAGCTCCCACAACTGATCGCAATCGCGACCAGGACCGTGGTCGTGGCCGACGCGATGGTCGACGTGATGGCCGCCGCGGAGACCGCTATGGCCGCAGCAGTGATAGAAACGACCGCCCCCGCAACACCGGCGGCGCAGGCGACCGCGAGCGTGCCAGCGGTGGCCGCGATCGACGTGGTGGCCGCAGCTCGATGCAGTCCACTAATCTTCCGGCGATCAGCGAACTCCTCAAGCCGGGACAAGAGATCCTGGTTCAAATCGCCAAGGAACCCATCGCAAAGAAGGGTGCGCGTATCACGTCGCACATTGCATTGCCTGGCCGCTTCCTCGTCTTCATGCCGACCGTCAATCACACTGGCGTCTCCCGCAAGATCGAATCCGATGGCGAACGCCGACGTCTGAAGGAGATTCTGCTCAGCGAAAAGGGCGAGGCCTCGGGCGGGTTCATCGTTCGCACTGCCGCATCGGGAGCTAGCGAAGAGGAGCTTCGGTCTGACCTCCGCTTCCTCCTCAACCTCTGGGCTGATATCAAGCAGCGCTCCGAGTCCTCGAAGTCTCCCGCGCTGATCTATCATGATCTGAATCTCGTTGAACGCATCCTTCGCGATCAGGTTACGGACAACTTCTCCGCGATCTGGGTCGACAGCGAGAGCGAGTACGAGCGTGTTCTGCGCTTCCTGCAGCGCTTCCAGCCATCGCTGATTCGTCGCGTCAAGCTCTACACCAAAGAGACTCCACTCTTCGAGCAGTTCGGCATCACCGAAGAGATCAACAAGGCGCTCCGCTCCAAGGTGTGGCTTAAGTCCGGCGGCTCCATCGTCATCAACCAGACCGAGGCGCTCGTTGCAATCGACATCAACACCGGCAAGTTCGTCGGCAAGACGGCTCGCCTCGAAGACACCATCGTCAAGACCAACCTTGATGCGATCCCGGAGATCGTTCGTCAGATTCGCCTGCGCGATCTCGGCGGCATCATCATCATCGACTTCATCGATATGGACGAGCGCAAGAACCGTAACAAGGTGATGGCTGCTCTCGAAGAGGAGTTGAAGACCGATCGCGCTCCTTCGAAGGTTCTTCAGTTCAACGACTTTGGCCTGGTCGCGATCACTCGCAAGCGAGTGAAGCAGTCGCTCGAGCGTACGCTGTCCACTACCTGCAACATCTGCACCGGTACCGGCATGGTCAAATCGCCCGTCACCGTGTGCAACGACATCTACATCGAGATGCGCAAGATGCAGAAGCATCTCGACCGCGGCGATGTGATGCTTCGCGTCAACCCGGAGGTCGTCAAACAGCTCAAGGCTCCAGGCACCAAGTGGCTTCAGGAGATGGAGGAGATGGTCGGCAAGACGATCCTCGTCAAATCCGATCCCAGCCTGCACCCTGAGCAGTTCGACATTCACTAG
- a CDS encoding vitamin K epoxide reductase family protein — protein MKYLIALLAVAGIVVSIMALRVHYMDPALAPPCAVTEKFDCGAVNHSRFAVFPPRTFDEDPKAGSHIPVAMLGIAGYAAIGVLALMGRWWLVFEFAQIGFLFAAFLSYIEAYVLQKWCIYCLWSQGIVTAILLVTIVALVMRWRQKHSSLTP, from the coding sequence ATGAAGTATCTGATTGCGTTGCTGGCAGTTGCAGGCATTGTCGTTTCCATCATGGCGTTGCGCGTCCACTACATGGACCCTGCCCTTGCGCCCCCCTGCGCCGTGACCGAAAAGTTCGACTGCGGCGCGGTCAACCACAGCCGGTTTGCCGTCTTTCCTCCCCGCACCTTCGACGAAGACCCTAAGGCCGGTTCACATATTCCCGTGGCGATGCTGGGCATCGCAGGCTACGCAGCCATCGGGGTTCTCGCGCTGATGGGCCGCTGGTGGCTGGTCTTCGAGTTCGCTCAGATCGGTTTTCTCTTCGCCGCGTTTCTTAGCTACATCGAGGCATACGTTCTGCAGAAGTGGTGCATCTACTGTCTTTGGTCGCAGGGCATCGTAACGGCCATTCTGCTGGTAACGATCGTCGCGCTCGTCATGCGGTGGCGGCAGAAGCACTCGTCGCTCACGCCGTAG
- the mrdA gene encoding penicillin-binding protein 2 produces the protein MQMSHHIDPNDLGPNGRAEKVSAGKLHAAQYIVAGILIVLITGLWRLQVLGADNFRALAEANRIRKVPILAPRGRLFDREGRLLVDNYPSVSCYLLREQVKDFDADLPLISQGLHIPIEQIQATLRRYQIAPKYQPIPLKQDISPDEQAFIAAHRDELPELETLDEQRRLYPRDGFAAHLIGYVGEVSEQMLDDPRYAFYSPGDVVGRSGVEQTYDSLLRGKDGSRDVIVNSHGKELGHLGQELAVPGKDLKLTIDLDLQIAAEKALDGKNGAIVAMDPHTGEILAMVSRPTYDPNQFSVRLTKNYWNEIINNPDHPLLNKSLQAQLAPGSTFKIIMSVAGLQENVAQTMHVSCNGGAEFYGHFYACDKHHGAVDINNAIPYSCDTFYYTLANRLGIDTIAKYATSVGLGQKTGIDLPDEVAGTMPSTAWKLKTQHDKWFAGETISVGIGQGAVTATPMQLARALSGIASGGVLRRPHVVFADEVPSDMQQAIQESFPGSGDATIPLTTENWQLITDAMANVTSSPIGTAYAAHLEGVDFAGKTGTAQVIGHDALAKTNKGHNTEPNAWFVGMAPRRNPDIVVAVLWEHGNWGNNSAKLASQIIDAYVNKQRKLDNNIRIAATPEPAKPEPAKPTNPTSEAPTVPSAE, from the coding sequence AAATGAGCCACCATATCGACCCGAACGACCTCGGCCCCAACGGAAGGGCTGAGAAGGTCTCTGCGGGAAAGCTTCATGCGGCCCAATATATTGTTGCGGGCATTCTGATCGTGCTGATTACCGGGCTCTGGCGCCTGCAGGTTCTGGGGGCGGACAACTTCCGCGCGCTCGCCGAAGCCAATCGCATTCGCAAGGTTCCTATCCTCGCTCCACGTGGCCGCCTCTTCGATCGCGAGGGCCGGCTGCTTGTCGACAACTATCCTTCGGTCTCCTGCTACCTGCTGCGTGAGCAGGTGAAAGACTTCGACGCCGATCTGCCTCTGATCTCGCAGGGTCTGCACATTCCCATCGAGCAGATTCAGGCCACGCTGCGTCGCTACCAGATCGCGCCGAAGTATCAGCCTATTCCGCTGAAACAGGACATCTCTCCCGACGAGCAGGCCTTCATCGCCGCGCATCGCGATGAACTCCCCGAGCTCGAAACTCTCGACGAGCAGCGCCGCCTCTACCCTCGCGACGGGTTTGCCGCGCACCTGATCGGGTATGTTGGCGAGGTTTCGGAGCAGATGCTCGACGACCCGCGTTATGCGTTTTATTCTCCCGGCGATGTGGTCGGGCGCTCCGGCGTGGAACAGACTTACGACTCTCTGCTTCGCGGGAAAGATGGCAGCCGCGATGTCATCGTCAATAGCCACGGCAAGGAGCTTGGGCACCTTGGGCAAGAGCTTGCCGTTCCCGGAAAAGACTTGAAACTCACCATCGATCTTGACCTCCAGATCGCCGCGGAAAAAGCTCTCGATGGCAAGAACGGCGCGATCGTCGCGATGGACCCTCACACCGGCGAGATTCTCGCGATGGTCTCGCGCCCGACCTACGATCCCAATCAGTTCTCCGTGCGCCTGACCAAAAACTACTGGAACGAGATCATCAATAATCCCGATCACCCGCTCCTGAACAAGAGCCTTCAGGCGCAGCTTGCTCCGGGCAGCACCTTTAAGATCATCATGTCAGTCGCGGGCCTGCAGGAGAATGTGGCGCAGACGATGCATGTAAGCTGCAACGGCGGTGCCGAGTTTTACGGCCACTTCTACGCTTGCGACAAACATCACGGTGCGGTGGACATCAACAACGCGATCCCGTACTCCTGCGACACCTTCTACTACACGCTCGCCAATCGTCTCGGTATCGACACGATCGCGAAGTACGCAACCTCCGTCGGGCTGGGTCAGAAGACCGGCATCGACCTACCCGATGAGGTTGCCGGTACGATGCCCTCTACAGCGTGGAAGCTGAAGACTCAGCATGACAAGTGGTTTGCGGGAGAGACGATTTCGGTTGGTATCGGTCAGGGTGCGGTGACCGCGACGCCGATGCAACTGGCGCGTGCGCTTAGCGGTATTGCCTCGGGTGGAGTTTTGCGGCGCCCTCACGTTGTGTTTGCCGATGAGGTTCCGTCTGACATGCAGCAGGCAATTCAGGAGTCCTTTCCCGGCTCCGGCGACGCGACCATCCCGCTGACCACGGAGAACTGGCAGCTGATCACCGACGCCATGGCGAACGTGACCAGCAGCCCGATCGGTACTGCTTACGCTGCGCACCTTGAAGGCGTCGACTTTGCAGGCAAGACCGGAACTGCTCAGGTGATCGGCCATGATGCTCTTGCCAAGACAAACAAGGGCCACAACACGGAGCCGAATGCGTGGTTTGTCGGCATGGCTCCGCGGCGCAATCCCGACATCGTCGTAGCGGTGCTCTGGGAGCATGGCAACTGGGGCAACAACTCGGCCAAGCTCGCCTCCCAAATCATTGACGCGTATGTGAACAAGCAGCGGAAGCTGGACAATAACATCCGTATCGCAGCGACACCTGAGCCCGCCAAGCCTGAACCTGCCAAGCCCACGAATCCCACCAGCGAAGCACCAACCGTACCGAGCGCTGAATAG
- a CDS encoding glycosyltransferase translates to MIILAFYGIHRYQLVWLYFKNKKNAAKWSEPPMRFAEGQLPFVTIQLPIFNEQFVIERLIEAVCSLDYPRDRFEVQVLDDSTDETTEVAREIVERYARGFVGMDPQPIVYLHRSNRHGYKAGALDKGLDVARGEFVAIFDADFVPPRQWVMQVIHHFAQPEIGMVQTRWTHLNRNYSFLTQVEAILLDGHFVLEHGGRSRAGVFFNFNGTAGMWRRETISTAGGWQHDTLTEDTDLSYRAQLVGWQFKYLQDVECPAELPIEMTAFKTQQARWAKGLIQTGKKILPRVLKSDAPWHTKLEAWYHLTANISYPLMIVLSVLLMPAMIIRSWQGYIQMLLIDFPLFIASTMSVSTFYMVSQKELYPKSWYKSIIYVPFVMALGGVGLTITNTKAVMEALFGVKSAFARTPKYSVKKKGEKSQAKVYRKRLGIIPWIEMAIGCYFAWTVYYAISTENFFTVPFLVLFVFGYWYTGLLSLLQGRFERSRGPDQEMHEKPYPVGV, encoded by the coding sequence ATGATTATTCTGGCATTTTATGGGATTCACCGCTATCAGCTCGTGTGGCTCTACTTCAAAAACAAGAAGAACGCTGCGAAGTGGAGTGAGCCGCCGATGCGGTTCGCAGAGGGGCAGCTGCCATTTGTCACGATTCAGCTGCCGATCTTCAATGAACAGTTTGTGATCGAGCGCCTGATCGAGGCGGTATGCAGCCTGGACTATCCGCGAGACCGGTTTGAAGTTCAGGTGCTGGACGACTCGACCGATGAGACGACCGAGGTGGCACGGGAGATAGTCGAACGCTATGCGCGCGGATTTGTCGGCATGGACCCGCAGCCAATTGTGTATCTGCATCGCAGCAACCGGCATGGGTATAAGGCGGGAGCTCTGGACAAAGGACTCGACGTTGCCCGGGGCGAGTTTGTGGCCATCTTCGATGCGGACTTTGTGCCGCCGCGCCAGTGGGTCATGCAGGTGATTCACCACTTCGCGCAGCCGGAGATCGGTATGGTGCAGACGCGGTGGACGCACCTGAACCGAAACTACAGCTTCCTGACGCAGGTCGAAGCAATTCTGCTGGATGGGCACTTTGTGTTGGAGCACGGAGGCCGAAGCCGGGCTGGAGTCTTCTTTAACTTCAACGGCACGGCTGGGATGTGGCGGCGAGAGACGATCTCAACCGCAGGCGGCTGGCAACACGACACCTTGACCGAGGATACGGACCTGAGCTATCGGGCTCAGCTGGTGGGATGGCAGTTCAAATATCTGCAGGACGTCGAATGTCCCGCTGAGCTGCCGATTGAGATGACTGCCTTCAAGACGCAGCAGGCGCGATGGGCGAAAGGCCTGATCCAGACGGGGAAGAAGATTCTGCCGCGAGTGTTGAAGAGCGATGCACCCTGGCATACGAAACTCGAGGCCTGGTATCACCTGACGGCGAATATCAGCTATCCACTGATGATCGTGCTGAGTGTGCTGTTGATGCCGGCGATGATTATCCGCAGTTGGCAGGGTTATATCCAGATGCTGCTGATCGACTTTCCTCTGTTCATCGCAAGCACCATGTCGGTTTCAACGTTCTACATGGTGAGCCAGAAGGAGCTCTATCCGAAGAGCTGGTACAAGTCGATCATCTACGTGCCGTTCGTCATGGCGCTGGGTGGAGTTGGATTGACCATTACAAATACCAAGGCTGTAATGGAGGCGCTGTTTGGAGTGAAGAGCGCATTTGCAAGGACACCGAAGTACAGCGTGAAGAAGAAGGGCGAGAAGAGTCAGGCGAAGGTGTATCGCAAACGGCTGGGCATCATTCCCTGGATCGAGATGGCGATCGGATGCTACTTTGCCTGGACGGTTTACTACGCAATTTCGACGGAGAACTTCTTTACGGTGCCCTTTCTCGTGCTGTTTGTCTTCGGGTACTGGTACACAGGCTTATTGAGCCTGCTGCAGGGTCGTTTCGAACGGAGCCGCGGTCCCGATCAAGAGATGCACGAGAAGCCTTATCCGGTGGGCGTTTAG